Proteins encoded together in one Ferroglobus placidus DSM 10642 window:
- a CDS encoding ABC transporter ATP-binding protein: MLKTNELTVFYENAIAVNNVDIEVEEGEIVGLFGPNGAGKSTLMYTISGIILDKKKKEEMRGGERITILGRIEYEKKDITFLKPNKRAEMGIILCPERRRVFPESSVVENLKIGGYLRSWREVKEDIEKMFEIFPELEKHKNKPAGFLSGGEQQMLAIARALMAKPKLLLLDEPLLGLAPLVQKRIVEVVKRIRDELGVTVLVAEQYARPVFPIIDRGYIIERGTISFSGTSEELMSNPNVKAAYLGV; encoded by the coding sequence ATGCTTAAAACGAATGAGCTCACGGTGTTCTACGAAAACGCAATAGCCGTTAACAACGTTGACATTGAGGTTGAGGAGGGAGAGATCGTCGGGTTATTCGGACCTAACGGAGCCGGAAAATCGACGCTGATGTACACGATTTCCGGGATAATACTTGATAAGAAAAAGAAGGAGGAGATGAGGGGTGGAGAGAGAATAACGATTCTCGGAAGGATAGAGTACGAAAAAAAAGATATAACTTTTCTCAAGCCGAATAAGAGAGCGGAAATGGGCATAATTCTCTGTCCGGAGAGAAGAAGGGTTTTTCCGGAAAGCAGCGTTGTTGAGAACTTGAAAATCGGAGGTTACCTTAGAAGCTGGAGGGAGGTGAAAGAAGATATAGAAAAGATGTTCGAGATATTTCCGGAGCTTGAAAAGCATAAAAACAAGCCTGCAGGCTTTTTAAGCGGAGGAGAACAGCAGATGCTTGCGATAGCGAGAGCTTTAATGGCGAAACCCAAGCTGTTACTTTTGGACGAACCCCTGCTCGGACTGGCTCCTCTCGTTCAAAAAAGGATAGTCGAAGTCGTAAAAAGAATAAGGGATGAGCTTGGAGTTACCGTCCTCGTGGCTGAGCAGTACGCGAGACCCGTCTTTCCGATAATCGACAGAGGTTACATCATCGAGCGGGGAACTATCTCCTTCTCCGGCACTTCCGAGGAGTTGATGAGTAACCCGAACGTTAAAGCAGCATATTTGGGGGTGTGA